Proteins co-encoded in one Arthrobacter globiformis genomic window:
- a CDS encoding Nramp family divalent metal transporter, with protein MAVSTLTERTAPARVWSRLLLLGPAFVAAIAYVDPGNVAANLTAGASYGYLLVWVLVAANAMAVLVQYQSAKLGLATGMSLPEILGKRLGTRRRRAYWAQAEIVAGATDMAEVIGGAVALNLLFGLPLLAGGIIIGLASMALLSLQSNRSQKSFEVAILTLLGVIAVGFVSGLFVNPPDAGNALTGLVPRFEGTDTILLAASMLGATVMPHAIYLHSALARDRHGFSENPAVRTRLIRATRFDVAGALLLAGVVNIAMLLLAASSLRGVEGTDTIAGAHAAVTSALGPVIGVVFAIGLLASGLASTSVGCYAGATIMGGLLKVRVPLLTRRVITLIPALVILGAGIEPTLALVLSQVLLSFGIPFALIPLIRLTGKREVMGIHTDSTPLKIAGWTSATLIVGLNCVLIVLTALGVS; from the coding sequence ATGGCTGTTTCGACCCTTACAGAACGCACCGCGCCGGCACGGGTCTGGTCGCGCCTGCTGTTGCTGGGTCCAGCGTTCGTGGCGGCCATCGCCTACGTCGACCCGGGCAACGTTGCGGCAAACCTGACGGCCGGGGCAAGCTACGGCTATCTGCTGGTCTGGGTGCTCGTGGCAGCCAATGCCATGGCCGTGCTGGTGCAGTACCAGTCCGCCAAGCTCGGCCTGGCCACCGGCATGAGCCTTCCCGAGATTCTGGGCAAGCGCCTGGGAACCCGCCGCCGGCGGGCGTACTGGGCGCAGGCGGAGATCGTGGCTGGAGCCACCGACATGGCCGAAGTGATCGGCGGTGCCGTCGCGCTGAACCTTCTGTTCGGACTTCCGCTGCTTGCCGGCGGGATCATCATCGGCCTCGCGTCGATGGCGCTGCTCTCGCTGCAGTCGAACCGGAGCCAGAAGTCGTTTGAAGTGGCCATTCTGACGCTGCTAGGCGTGATTGCTGTCGGGTTTGTGTCCGGCCTGTTTGTCAATCCGCCGGACGCCGGGAACGCCCTGACGGGTCTGGTGCCGCGCTTCGAGGGAACCGACACCATCCTGCTCGCCGCGAGCATGCTCGGCGCCACGGTGATGCCGCACGCCATCTACCTGCATTCCGCCCTCGCCCGGGACCGGCACGGCTTCTCCGAGAACCCTGCCGTGAGGACCCGCCTGATCCGGGCCACCCGGTTTGACGTGGCCGGAGCCCTGTTGCTGGCCGGCGTCGTCAACATCGCCATGCTGCTGCTGGCAGCGTCCAGCCTGCGCGGCGTGGAAGGCACCGACACCATCGCCGGCGCGCACGCGGCCGTGACGTCGGCACTGGGGCCGGTGATCGGCGTCGTGTTCGCCATCGGGCTGCTTGCCTCGGGCCTGGCCTCCACCTCCGTCGGTTGCTACGCCGGCGCCACCATCATGGGCGGTCTGCTGAAGGTGCGAGTGCCGCTGCTTACCCGGAGGGTGATCACGCTGATTCCGGCGCTGGTGATCCTCGGTGCGGGCATCGAGCCGACGCTGGCGCTGGTCCTGAGCCAGGTGCTCCTCAGCTTCGGCATCCCGTTCGCGCTGATTCCGCTGATCCGGCTCACCGGGAAGCGCGAGGTCATGGGCATCCACACTGATTCGACCCCATTGAAGATCGCGGGCTGGACCAGCGCCACGCTCATCGTCGGCCTGAACTGCGTGCTGATCGTCCTGACCGCACTCGGAGTGTCCTGA
- a CDS encoding alpha/beta fold hydrolase, whose product MTGENAGWVKAGRAEIYWETTGNPSGIPVLFLHGGPGASLGQGYRTRHDTAKFWVVGLDQRGCGRSTPAVQDDLGSLSANTTQALIEDIEEVRKNLGIGKWIVTGVSWGSTLALAYALKHPTRVHGIALVAVTTTSREEVQWITEGVRGIFPEAWAEFAKAAKRRPGERVVEAYARRLAGEDRDDAEAASLAWDRWESTHISLDPLWQPGPMFDDDHERMAFAILVTHYWSHDAFLRNGQGIMERIHELNGVPGYLIHGRRDVSGPVVTAWKLHQRWEGSRLIVIENEGHGGPESMAALVDAVEEIAACLS is encoded by the coding sequence ATGACGGGGGAGAATGCCGGCTGGGTGAAGGCCGGCCGGGCTGAAATCTATTGGGAGACGACGGGGAACCCCTCGGGGATTCCCGTGCTCTTCCTCCACGGCGGCCCCGGTGCTTCTCTGGGCCAGGGCTACCGGACCCGCCATGACACTGCAAAATTCTGGGTCGTCGGCCTGGATCAGCGCGGCTGCGGGAGGAGCACTCCGGCGGTCCAGGATGATCTGGGCTCCCTATCGGCGAACACCACCCAGGCCCTGATCGAGGACATCGAGGAAGTGCGTAAGAATCTTGGAATCGGGAAGTGGATCGTCACAGGGGTGTCCTGGGGAAGCACCCTTGCCTTGGCCTATGCCCTCAAGCATCCGACTCGCGTGCATGGAATCGCCCTGGTGGCTGTGACAACCACAAGCCGCGAAGAGGTTCAGTGGATCACGGAAGGCGTGCGAGGGATCTTCCCGGAAGCTTGGGCAGAGTTCGCGAAGGCAGCCAAACGCAGACCCGGGGAGCGGGTCGTGGAAGCGTACGCCCGCCGCCTCGCAGGCGAAGACAGGGACGACGCAGAGGCGGCATCTCTGGCTTGGGACCGGTGGGAATCGACGCACATTTCCTTGGATCCCCTGTGGCAACCCGGCCCTATGTTTGACGACGACCACGAGCGCATGGCCTTCGCTATCCTGGTCACCCACTACTGGTCCCATGATGCTTTTCTCAGGAACGGACAAGGCATCATGGAGCGGATCCACGAGCTTAACGGGGTTCCCGGCTACCTCATTCACGGCCGGCGGGACGTGAGCGGCCCCGTCGTCACGGCCTGGAAGCTCCATCAACGATGGGAAGGTAGCCGTCTCATCGTCATCGAGAACGAAGGGCACGGTGGCCCGGAATCGATGGCCGCGCTTGTCGACGCCGTCGAAGAAATCGCGGCTTGTCTGTCCTAA
- a CDS encoding oxidoreductase, with amino-acid sequence MTTWLITGCSTGLGRALAQTVLAHGHNAVVTARNVNAVKDIAADFPDTALPLPLDVTDKEQISSAVQQAQARFGGIDVLVNNAGYGYRAAVEEADDADIRQLFDTNLFGAVDMIKAVLPDMRAKRSGAILNISSIGARISPAGSGYYSATKAALEGLSGSLHKELQPLGISVTAIEPGAFRTDFAGRSLTQSATAIPDYAETAGKRRKENDTVHGTQPGDPGKAAEAIIAVVESANPPSLLVLGQDAFGAFAAVADAQRAELDQWRELSLSTGIDE; translated from the coding sequence ATGACCACCTGGCTCATCACAGGCTGCTCCACCGGACTCGGCCGGGCCCTCGCCCAGACGGTGCTCGCGCACGGCCACAACGCCGTCGTCACCGCACGGAACGTCAACGCGGTGAAGGACATCGCGGCTGATTTCCCCGACACCGCGCTGCCCCTCCCCCTCGATGTCACTGACAAGGAGCAGATCAGCTCTGCGGTGCAGCAGGCGCAGGCCCGGTTCGGCGGCATTGACGTCCTCGTCAACAATGCCGGTTACGGCTACCGTGCCGCCGTGGAAGAAGCGGACGACGCCGACATCCGCCAGCTGTTCGACACGAACCTTTTCGGCGCCGTCGACATGATCAAAGCAGTCCTGCCGGACATGCGCGCGAAGCGGTCGGGTGCGATCCTGAACATCTCCTCCATCGGCGCGCGCATCTCGCCGGCCGGGTCCGGCTACTACTCCGCCACCAAGGCGGCCCTGGAGGGCCTGTCGGGTTCGCTGCACAAGGAACTCCAACCGCTCGGCATCAGTGTCACAGCCATCGAACCCGGCGCGTTCCGCACTGACTTCGCCGGCCGCTCGCTAACGCAGTCGGCGACGGCGATTCCGGACTACGCGGAGACGGCCGGCAAGCGCCGCAAGGAGAATGACACCGTCCACGGCACGCAGCCCGGGGACCCCGGCAAGGCCGCGGAGGCGATCATCGCCGTCGTCGAAAGCGCCAACCCGCCGTCGCTGCTGGTGCTCGGCCAGGACGCCTTTGGTGCGTTTGCCGCCGTCGCCGACGCCCAGCGCGCGGAGCTGGACCAATGGCGCGAGCTGAGCCTCAGCACGGGCATCGACGAATAA